TATCAACAGTTTCACCGGATGGGCCAAGCGAAGCTGTTAAGGAGCATAGTTTACAGAGCAAAGATCTTAGCAAGAACGATGGCCAATTCATTGTACCTTTAGATCGTAACGTCATCGAACAAGAGGAACATAAGCAAGTGAAATCTTCTGCACAAGCGCACAATACTACAGGGGACGCTGCAGataatgaaattgaagacGGTGTACCTAGCGAAGatgttgaatttgataagTTCAAGGAAGATGACTACGATGAGGAcgatgaagttgaagaagagggCGATATCAGATCTAGGAAAAGAAGGCGACACAATCAGTTTCTGGATGTTGAGGCTGAAGTcgatgacgaagaagatgatgacgatgatgatgatgatgttgaatTAAAACATGATTTTATTCAAGATGACCACATACAACACGAAACTCAAAATGAAGGGTTCATTGCTGGACATGTTGATGACGACCGACTTCACAGAAAATTGGATCAATCTAGAGAGAAAATAGCTGATCAGGATGCTCAAGAACTTGCTGACGAATTTAAACAACGGTACGGACGTTCTGCTTCAAGCAAATATATGGGAAGTGCATCAACTACTGCGCCACAAAGACTTTTGATACCCACCGTAGATGACCCAGGTATTTGGGGTGTGAAAGTCAGATTGgggaaagaaaaagacgTTGTTCGTCAGATTCTCAAAAAAAAGCTTGCCCGTGAAGGCACCAAGAATCCACTGGAAATTTATTCCGCCTTCCAAAGAGATAGTTTCAAGGGACATGTTTACATAGAAGCTCGAAAAGCTGAAGCTATTAATGATGCATTGAAAGGAAATGTAAACGTTTTCTCAAATAactcaaagtttttggtcGGTATCGTTGAATacaaagatcttttgagACCTGTAAAGAGTTCAGATGTGAAACTTACTAGGGGTTCGTATGTTAGAGTGAAGAATGGAAAATTCAAGGGCGATTTGGCCCAAGTGGATGAAGTATTGGAAAATGGTTTAGAAGCTAGATTGAAACTTGTCCCCAGATTAGATTACGGAAAGGATTTGAGCCACTTGTCTACAAGTTCCAGTGTCGATAGTACGAAAAATCGACGGAAATTTTACACCAGCAAATTTAGACCCGCTCAACGGCTTTTTTCGGAAGCGGAAGCCAGGGTTCATGAACCAACTATAAGGAGGGATAGAGATGGATTTGTTACTTACGGAGGTGAAGAATATTACGAGGGATTTTTATACAAGACATTTCGTCTTCAAAACCTGATAGTTAACAGCATCAACCCAACTTTAAATGAGCTCTCTCTGTTTCAGTCGAATGAGGAATCTACAACAATTGATCTCAGCACCATTGCggattctttgaaagaaactgcTAAAAActtggtttcttttcaacCTGGTGATAATGTGGAAATAATAAATGGGGAGTTAAATCATTTAACGGGAACTGTTAGTTCGGTAAATCAATCTACAATTGTTTCCGTTAGACTCCATTCGGATGATGATACTATTAACAGCGAAACTGTGGAAATACCCACATCTGACCTAAGGAAAATATTCAACGTTGGGGATCATGTGAGAGTGATTCATGGAAAGCACACTGATGATACAGGTTTGATAGTCGAAGTCAATGGGGACAAGGTAGAATTTATTTCCAATCAGACGAAGCGCACAGTCATTGTTTTTTCCAACTACCTAATTAAATCAACTGACAGCACAGTCTCAATAAACGAAAGTGGTAGATTTGAACTGCATGATCTAGTTCAAGTGAATTCTGATTTGGTTGGAATTGTTATCAGAGCCCAAAAGGACTCATTTGACGTTCTTTGTAGCGATGGGAAACTGTTATCCTTACCTCCCGTTTCTATCTACTCAAAGTTAAATTTGAACCCCAATCAGCAAATCGCCATCGATTCTAATGGTGTGGAAGTCAAAGTTGGCGACACTGTTAGAGAGTTTACTGGTGAGAGAAGACAAGGAACTATATTGCATGTTTATCGAAATTTTTTATTCTTGAGATCAAGGGAAATTGTGGAAAACCAAGGGGTGTTTGTTACGTCTTCTAATAGAGTTAAAACCATCACCAGCAAATCCAACGGAACGGGTGGTCAAATCTCCGGGCCAGACTTGTCTCGTATGAATCCCTCAAGAGTTATACCCCCACCAAGTATCCCAGTTGCGAATCAAAGGATGACAGGACGGGACCCAACCTTGAATAAAACCGTCAAAATTCGACAAGGAGGATATAAGGGTAAGATTGGTATCGTTAAAGAAGCCAATGGCGATAGGTTTCGTGTGGAGTTGCATAATCCTAACAAAACTATTCCCATTCCGTGCTCGTTTTTGCTCATCGAGTCCACTCATGGCTGGGTACCATATGAAGATTTTGTCGCTTCCGATAGGAGAGGTGGAAATATTCCACGCCATGAAATTTCTGGCCATGTACAGCAGCCACAACATGGAAGAGCTCCGGCCTGGGGTTCTGGTGGTAAGACTCCTGCGTGGGGTTCTGGTGGTAAGACCCCTGCATGGGGTTCTGGTGGATCTGGCGGTAAGACTCCAGCCTGGGGTTCAGGTGGTAAAACCCCTACTTGGGGTTCAGGCGCTAAAACTCCTGCTTGGGGTTCAGGTTCTAAGACACCAGCGTGGAGCGGATTGGATGAAGAGGACCGGAgagatttttgaaatttccgCAATGGACTTACTTGTCTATTTAAATGAATCTAGCTGTAATAGTGGACTAATTGAATGCACAGTAGTGTACTTAACCAAAAGACACGTAGTGGAAGCAAATCAAAAGCGCGTAGAAAAATGTAAACTAGTCATAGATTATTACTTCAGACAAGTGGTCCCCTTACTTGTTACCCTTCATATATGcagtttttgtttctcttgTTCAACAATAGTCAGCTTCGTCTCGGCGCTTCGTTTTGAGCTGGAAGCCGGTAGAAATCCAGGTCAAGAGAAGTGCATCAGAGAATTTGTTCCTGAAGGTCAATTGGTGGTAGCTCGCATCAAGTCCAGTGGCTTCACTGGTGATGGTCAATCTTTAAGGCTTCGTATGTCCAATAGTATTGGAGATGAGTATAGAAACATCGTTGATTTTGTTGACAATGCTCAATTTGCATTTGCTGCTACCTCTTCTGCTTTAGATATTTGCTTTTGGAACACCCAAACTACCAACACCCCCAAAACACTTGTACGTGAAATTGAAGTGGAAGTTGAAGCTGGATCTGCTGCGCGTGATTGGAATGCAGTACAGGCATCTGAAAAACTTAAACCAGCTGAAGTAACGCTTCGGAAGATGGAGTCTCTCGTAGATGAAATTCTTAACGAATTGGAGTATCTAAAAAGGCGAGAAGAGAGACTAAGGGATACGAATGAATCCACGAATAGAAGGGTTAGAAATTTCTTTATAGCTGGAAAAGCACTTCTGATAGGACTTGGGTTATGGCAGGTGAATTATTTAAGAAACTACTTTCGTTCAAAACACATTTTGTGAATTTGCTCTCCTCAATCAACGTCCTACTGCCTTTGGAGGTCAATCAATATATAACCCCAATCAACTAAAATGTAGCTCACAATGACCCAACTCTCTATTTTTAAATATTCTCACATgcattttttgaagacatGTTCTTATTTCGGCTGCGGAtagcagcaacagcatATCATTCACCCTATCTCCTCAAGTTTACCCAATAGCATCGCAAAATCTACGAAGTTCATACTAATTCTTTCCCCATCAGTTGCCAAAAGTATCATATCTTTCATTGTTTGATAGGTACTGTTATCATTAATTTTATGCTGTAACTTCACAAGCTCTTCAAGTGAAAGTTGATCAGAAGTAACAGAGTCAGTTAAAAGCTCCCAGGCTTGATCAATATAAGAGAGATTCTCTTGCAAGATTAGTAACAAATTTGCGTACCAGAATAATTTTTTAGGATCAAGAATTGAGGTGTTGTGATAAACTAGTTTACCTCTTGTGTTCTCAGCATTTGAGAGTAGTTTTGATGGAATACCTAACTTATCCCTTAAAAAAGGAATTAGGTGAGATTCTAAAAGTTCATCGGAGTTTGCTGTAGAGCAGTATTGaagatatttttcaattatTAACGTGTTAAACTGATCTCCTACTCTTGCTTTATCGTTGCTAAAAGGATTGTCattatatttttcaaacatcAGTCGGACGAAACCCCCCAAAGGCGCTAAGATGACATATAAGTGTGCCGCTAGGAATGTGGCAGGTGCTTTCTGCGAAGTTTAGTGGAAGAGGGAGGGAGGTAGTGAGTACCTAGTGACCTAGTGGAACGAAATGAAAATTATGAGTAGCCCACGACCGCTGTTTTGTCTGGTCGTTCCTGGTTTCTTTCTACTTTCAACTTGAACTGCAATGTCAACCGCTTCTCTGGCTAGAGAGTTGAAAGCTGCTCTCAAGACATACCCTGATTTTCCGAGCGAGGggatttcttttgaagattttcttCCCATCTTTGCAAATCATGAACTCTTTCAGAAACTAATTGAAGCGTTCAAAATTCATATCCAGGAATCATTTGCGGATAAAAAGATAGATTTCGTTGTTGGGTTAGAATCCAGAGGATTCTTGTTTGGGCCCACTTTAGCACTTGCCATAGGTGCTGGCTTTGTTCCGGTTAGAAAGCCTGGTAAACTACCTGGCACAATTGTTCAAACTTGTTACAAGAAAGAGTATGGTGAAGATGTTTTCGAAATGCAGGTTGGCGCCATCCCTGCCGATTCAAATGtcattgttgttgatgatattCTTGCTACTGGTGGCTCTGCATCTGCTGCAGGCTCACTGGTCAAACAGGTAGGCGGAATTATTTTGGAGTTCATGTTCGTCATGGAATTGGAATTTCTTAAAGGAAGGAACACTCTTCCTGCCCCCACATTTACATTGCTATCGGGGCAGCAGAAATGACCTTGTTAGAACTTTGAAGTGAAGTTAATGTCTAAGCAAGTATGTACGTAGTAGTAATCATGGCTTTCACCTTATATCGGTTTTGACTAGTAATCGATGAATCATGCTTCAGTCATTTTTGCTGGAGTAATGAGCTAGATGTGGAGATACATATCTAACTACTTGAGAAGTTCATTTTATTGGTATTTTTAAATCGTCTAGTAAGCCATGATAACTCTGCACTAATCGTAGGTGAGACTTCCTCGGTAGCTTTTCGAAAATAGCGACTCAAAACGAAGGCACAAATAATGAACGTTGTCGTACTTCATTCACAATGGATTAGGTGCCATTACCACTCTTTTTAAAAACATAGCAAGATCTATACTTCTCAATGTGTTCATATTATTTCCTCAAAACTCTTCGTTTTAACTTAGAATCATTTGTGCGCACCATAAATCCACTGACCAGGAAAATGCAAGTACCTTCAAAACCAATGATGCTATCATTTAGTTCCATTAACCAGTCAGCGTGTGATTTAGGCTGCATATTTCTTTAAGTTTGCCAATGATTTCGATTTTCCAAGCATCATCTTGACAATTTTCAACACGTAGCCTTGATCGGCGTCCCTTCAAACAACTGGTTAAGCTGTACCTCCAGCTGGTACTTAGTAGGTCATTGCTCTGCGGATAATTATTCTATCAGCACACAAGCGTACGAGCTGGGAGATATTAACTCAAAATGCATCTTTATGAATACTTACATAAGTTCAGTATTTGATAGAAAGTAAAGTCAATAAGACCGGAAACCGTGAATAAAATTCTATCACTTTTGCATTGAAACTGAAGGCTTCTAGATATACAAAAAAAGGTAAAGCGTGAAATCACGACAATCATTCACCATCGAACAGAGTTTATATATTTCAGTAAAGCATCAAGAGTGAAACTAAAATCAGTAACTTCAATTAcaactttgatttctttcaaaataaCAAACCTATCAAACGAGCGACCCTGTTTGCTCTCTTTTGCTATTGGAGACAATCTACTGAATCTCAACCAAATTAAATGCCGTTCTCCCAAGCAATCTGATTACTTCTACTGTATATGCAAAGAATCATTTTAAAGTTCTCCAACAGCTCGAGAAACCTATCTTTCACATACTGCCGTTCACGCAGGGTacttttttcaatttctaTGGATACAAATGTGACatcatcattcaaaagctgaaaacAATGGACTAACTTTTGCAAATCACGACAGTTAGCTTGTATTTCTAAGCTCCTTTCTAGTGGAGTCATTGCTTGAATATTCTTTGTGACCTTTGAAAACATGTTCCAGACTCTTTGGTCTTTGTACTCGTGAAAGAGAGCTGAACTGTTCAAATTGATGGAATTATTGTCGCTCATGCTGTAATTATCTTCATCGTCGACGATATCACTAGCTACAAGATTGTTAACACCCTCAGCCGAACTGTCCTCGTCATCAGCGTAACTCTTTGGATCAAAATAAACACTTTGATAAACAGATGGTTGAGCTTCTAGGTTTCTGATAGCATTGGCAATCGTTGGGCTTTGAGAGGCACCTTGTTGTAAAGCAATATCCAACTTTTGAGATAAGCGTTCAATATCAAGCAAACGCTGCGTCCTTGTTTGTTTTTTAACAATAATTCTTTTTAGGTAACACAGCTGCAATTCTTTTAATTTGCGATATTGTAAAAGATTTATGATCACCATACAAAACGACCGCAGTTCCATTATTGGCTCCTTGAAGTTGGCCACAAAATGCAATATGAACCTCTCAAGATTGATAAATGATGAATCGACACTCTGACCTACTCCTTCAATACTGTTGTTTTCATCCAAAGTGGTGCCATTAGATTTAGAGATAGTTGTATCAATGAGCgagaaaatattcaaaCTGCCCCCAAGGCCAACCAATTGTTTGTTATATCTATGGAGATCgttttcaaaatgcttGTTAAGTTTGTGTAGATGTGTTAAATATTTCAGAATTCTTCGAAAAAACAATTCTGAAGGACGAAATTCTTGGTTCAAAGGTGAATCAAAATTCTTAACTAAGCTAAGAGGTGGTATCGGAAAATAAGAGTGGTATGGGTTGGGCTGCAGAGGACTTCGTGgtgaagagagaaaaattgACTGAGGAAGTGAGGTAAACGGTGGCGTCTTCAAAGCTTCAGCCCAGTTGCGTTCGTCAGGATCCAAGAAACGAATCACCATTATACTTTCACGAAACACTAATTCCTGGGTCAGGTTGTTTAAAAAGCTGCCCAGTAAACGTGTCCTCAAATTGATCGTTGCCGGGTCATTCTTGTAGCTAAGAGGCTTGGATAtgagtttcttgaaagagtgTTTCTCGGGTATAGGTGGAACTGGCTTGGTGGGGTACATCTTGCATAAACATTTCCGAAGAGAATAAAAGTCAGTATATCTCCGTTTAACAATACCGTATTTTGACCTTATGGTATAGTATACAGTTGATTGTCTTTTAATGTCacgaaaagtttcagtGGTAATGATAAATATGGTATCATCCTGATCCATTATAGTTGCTGGTGCGAGCTGGTAATCTCTACAAGTTGATTTAGCTCTGTTCACCGCGCGAAGTTACTCCTGTATTAGGATTCACACGTCTCATCAACATTTAGCGTTCAGGACTTGTTACAGTTCTAGTTTCTGATTCTTTATATAGATTGCGTACATGTCATCGAAGAACCGTGAGGAAGATATACCAAAGGAGCAGCGTAAGTTTTTTACCGACAATTGATAGGAGTAGAACTAACAACTTCAAGCTCTGTTAAAAGCCGCTGATATATCAGAAGACATTCAGGCACGAGTATTTGAGGTTGCTCAAGATgctcttcaaaaatacACTCTAGAGAAGGAAATAGCATCTTTCATTAAGAAGGAAATGGACCAGTTGTATGGTCATACATGGCATTGTATTGTTGggaaaagttttggttCTTATGTATCTCACGAGTCTGGTGGTTTTGTTTACTTTTATATTGGCTCTATTGCTTTCCTAGTATTCAAGACTATCTGAATAAGGGTTAGTCACGTCATTATTAGTTGCCAAATATATTAACTCTAGCAgcttgatttttttttttcaaaggacTTATGATCTGCTTCTCTTTgagcttcttcaaaataggTGACGCTGGGCCAGAGTTATCTAAATGATCGCCGTCATCGTCTACTCTATCATGATCTGCTAGAAAACGCTTTAACCCGTTGCGTGtactgaaaagttttctcttcttgcGGTTTGACTTGTCTGTAAGAATGTTGTTACCCATCGCACTTTGAGTAGGAACTTTCCTTTCGAAAGAATGGTCAGAAATCTCATCCTCATTgtcgtcatcgtcatcatcaaaaatagaCGTTCTGGTAATTTCATTGTTTTGTTTATCCTTGTTCTGAAGCAATAAACTTCGCAAAGGACTAGTTTGATTCAAGCCATAAAGTTTGGTATTTGTCGCATCAGGTGTTGACGTTGCCAGAAGTGTTCTCCCAATTCTTGATCCATTTTGGGGCCGGGGACTCCTTATGgcttttgaaggagatgCATTTTGTTTTCCTGGAGCCAATAGCGGTATTTTGCTGCcagatttctttggtaaaGGGGTATGCTTTGCAGGAGATTTGATTTTACGTCCATTCACTTCTGCTGCCGTCTTGAATATGGTGATCTTGTTCAGCACAGGAGTAGTTGCAAAGGGTGTAGAGGAATTCTG
This is a stretch of genomic DNA from Komagataella phaffii GS115 chromosome 3, complete sequence. It encodes these proteins:
- a CDS encoding Sorting nexin, with translation MDQDDTIFIITTETFRDIKRQSTVYYTIRSKYGIVKRRYTDFYSLRKCLCKMYPTKPVPPIPEKHSFKKLISKPLSYKNDPATINLRTRLLGSFLNNLTQELVFRESIMVIRFLDPDERNWAEALKTPPFTSLPQSIFLSSPRSPLQPNPYHSYFPIPPLSLVKNFDSPLNQEFRPSELFFRRILKYLTHLHKLNKHFENDLHRYNKQLVGLGGSLNIFSLIDTTISKSNGTTLDENNSIEGVGQSVDSSFINLERFILHFVANFKEPIMELRSFCMVIINLLQYRKLKELQLCYLKRIIVKKQTRTQRLLDIERLSQKLDIALQQGASQSPTIANAIRNLEAQPSVYQSVYFDPKSYADDEDSSAEGVNNLVASDIVDDEDNYSMSDNNSINLNSSALFHEYKDQRVWNMFSKVTKNIQAMTPLERSLEIQANCRDLQKLVHCFQLLNDDVTFVSIEIEKSTLRERQYVKDRFLELLENFKMILCIYSRSNQIAWENGI
- a CDS encoding Adenine phosphoribosyltransferase, catalyzes the formation of AMP, giving the protein MSTASLARELKAALKTYPDFPSEGISFEDFLPIFANHELFQKLIEAFKIHIQESFADKKIDFVVGLESRGFLFGPTLALAIGAGFVPVRKPGKLPGTIVQTCYKKEYGEDVFEMQVGAIPADSNVIVVDDILATGGSASAAGSLVKQVGGIILEFMFVMELEFLKGRNTLPAPTFTLLSGQQK
- a CDS encoding Protein that forms a complex with Spt4p — encoded protein: MSETHKNQLDKVSTVSPDGPSEAVKEHSLQSKDLSKNDGQFIVPLDRNVIEQEEHKQVKSSAQAHNTTGDAADNEIEDGVPSEDVEFDKFKEDDYDEDDEVEEEGDIRSRKRRRHNQFLDVEAEVDDEEDDDDDDDDVELKHDFIQDDHIQHETQNEGFIAGHVDDDRLHRKLDQSREKIADQDAQELADEFKQRYGRSASSKYMGSASTTAPQRLLIPTVDDPGIWGVKVRLGKEKDVVRQILKKKLAREGTKNPLEIYSAFQRDSFKGHVYIEARKAEAINDALKGNVNVFSNNSKFLVGIVEYKDLLRPVKSSDVKLTRGSYVRVKNGKFKGDLAQVDEVLENGLEARLKLVPRLDYGKDLSHLSTSSSVDSTKNRRKFYTSKFRPAQRLFSEAEARVHEPTIRRDRDGFVTYGGEEYYEGFLYKTFRLQNLIVNSINPTLNELSLFQSNEESTTIDLSTIADSLKETAKNLVSFQPGDNVEIINGELNHLTGTVSSVNQSTIVSVRLHSDDDTINSETVEIPTSDLRKIFNVGDHVRVIHGKHTDDTGLIVEVNGDKVEFISNQTKRTVIVFSNYLIKSTDSTVSINESGRFELHDLVQVNSDLVGIVIRAQKDSFDVLCSDGKLLSLPPVSIYSKLNLNPNQQIAIDSNGVEVKVGDTVREFTGERRQGTILHVYRNFLFLRSREIVENQGVFVTSSNRVKTITSKSNGTGGQISGPDLSRMNPSRVIPPPSIPVANQRMTGRDPTLNKTVKIRQGGYKGKIGIVKEANGDRFRVELHNPNKTIPIPCSFLLIESTHGWVPYEDFVASDRRGGNIPRHEISGHVQQPQHGRAPAWGSGGKTPAWGSGGKTPAWGSGGSGGKTPAWGSGGKTPTWGSGAKTPAWGSGSKTPAWSGLDEEDRRDF
- a CDS encoding Cytoplasmic light chain dynein, microtubule motor protein, whose translation is MSSKNREEDIPKEQPLLKAADISEDIQARVFEVAQDALQKYTLEKEIASFIKKEMDQLYGHTWHCIVGKSFGSYVSHESGGFVYFYIGSIAFLVFKTI